One window from the genome of Cryomorphaceae bacterium 1068 encodes:
- a CDS encoding SDR family oxidoreductase: MKPNNEKTQLTQEEIELCISILETLNGDTDQIFDIPKERRIELITQAGRLSRPQRDEFKKRKKDAKKNAKRKAAERDKHARNETGIRSAREATVFVAPKMIAPAETDTERAERIVAPRNCYVCKAIFTKLHHFYDTMCKECGDFNYAKRFQTADLTGQVALVTGSRLKIGYHITLMMLRAGATVIATTRFPVDSAIRYAKEDDFDEWGHRLKIHGLDLRHIPSVEIFCNYIEQQYDRLDVLINNAAQTVRRPAGFYQHLIPNEERPISELPPSVQDLLSDHEACLEELGDISAMVAGQEKNLPVSWHGSQPGIGLSASAKLSQIAYTVDHALPADEVFPTGKLDADLQQVDLRTTNSWRLKLGEIHTNEMLEVQLVNSVAPFVLCNRLVHLMKKENTGMKHIINVSAMEGKFHKYHKEARHPHTNMAKAALNMMTLTSAADFAKYGIYTNAVDTGWVTDEDPVELAKRKQEIHDFQPPLDIVDGAARVLDPLFDGINTGKHWCGKFLKDYKPTSW; the protein is encoded by the coding sequence ATGAAACCCAACAACGAAAAGACTCAATTAACGCAAGAAGAAATTGAGCTTTGTATATCCATTCTCGAGACTTTAAACGGAGATACCGATCAGATTTTTGACATTCCTAAGGAGCGAAGAATAGAGTTAATTACACAAGCGGGAAGACTTTCACGTCCGCAGCGCGACGAGTTCAAAAAGCGCAAAAAAGATGCGAAGAAGAATGCCAAACGCAAAGCGGCTGAAAGGGATAAGCATGCCCGAAACGAAACGGGAATACGAAGTGCCCGCGAAGCGACGGTCTTCGTAGCGCCCAAAATGATCGCACCCGCAGAAACCGATACCGAACGCGCCGAACGAATCGTGGCCCCTCGAAACTGCTACGTTTGCAAAGCCATCTTTACCAAGCTACACCACTTTTACGACACGATGTGCAAAGAGTGTGGCGACTTCAATTACGCCAAGCGCTTTCAAACGGCCGACCTTACGGGGCAAGTGGCTTTGGTCACGGGCTCTCGCCTTAAAATAGGTTACCACATTACCCTCATGATGTTGCGTGCAGGCGCCACCGTCATCGCTACCACGAGATTTCCCGTCGACTCGGCCATCCGCTATGCCAAAGAAGACGATTTCGACGAGTGGGGGCATCGGCTGAAAATCCATGGATTGGATTTGAGACACATTCCCAGTGTAGAGATTTTTTGCAATTACATTGAGCAGCAGTATGATCGATTGGATGTCCTGATCAACAATGCCGCGCAGACCGTGCGACGCCCCGCAGGATTCTACCAGCATTTGATACCGAACGAGGAGCGCCCCATTTCAGAATTGCCACCCTCGGTGCAAGACCTACTCTCTGACCATGAAGCCTGTCTTGAAGAGTTGGGTGACATTAGTGCCATGGTAGCCGGTCAGGAGAAAAACCTACCCGTGTCTTGGCACGGAAGCCAGCCGGGCATAGGCCTTAGCGCTTCCGCGAAATTGTCTCAAATAGCCTACACCGTAGACCATGCGCTACCCGCCGATGAGGTTTTCCCGACAGGGAAACTCGATGCCGACTTGCAGCAAGTGGACTTGAGAACGACCAATAGCTGGCGATTGAAGTTGGGTGAGATTCACACCAATGAAATGCTGGAAGTACAACTCGTCAACTCCGTTGCACCATTTGTACTCTGCAACCGCTTGGTGCACTTGATGAAAAAAGAGAACACAGGGATGAAGCACATCATCAACGTATCGGCGATGGAAGGCAAATTCCACAAATACCACAAAGAGGCCCGCCATCCACATACCAATATGGCCAAGGCTGCACTCAATATGATGACGCTGACTTCAGCTGCTGACTTTGCAAAATACGGTATCTATACCAATGCCGTAGATACAGGCTGGGTGACTGATGAGGATCCAGTAGAATTGGCCAAAAGAAAGCAAGAGATTCACGACTTCCAGCCGCCACTCGACATTGTAGATGGTGCCGCCAGAGTCTTGGACCCCTTGTTTGACGGGATCAACACGGGAAAGCACTGGTGTGGTAAGTTTCTAAAAGATTATAAGCCTACGAGCTGGTAA
- a CDS encoding acyl-CoA thioesterase: MNFHTRKWVKPGDLNPNGTLFGGRLLEWIDEEAALYTIVQLENRHIVTKFISEINFIQAPVQGDIIEMGIAVVAFGKSSITLRCEVRNKMTREKVLEIERIIMVNLGPDGKPAPHGKTKVEYVADRIADSD; the protein is encoded by the coding sequence ATGAATTTTCATACGCGAAAATGGGTGAAGCCCGGTGATTTGAACCCAAATGGTACACTCTTCGGTGGGCGACTCCTGGAATGGATAGATGAAGAAGCAGCCCTGTATACCATCGTACAATTAGAAAACCGCCATATCGTAACCAAGTTTATCTCAGAGATCAACTTCATTCAAGCGCCTGTGCAAGGCGATATTATCGAGATGGGAATCGCCGTTGTGGCGTTCGGAAAGTCATCCATCACCCTGCGTTGTGAAGTGAGAAATAAGATGACCAGAGAAAAGGTTTTGGAGATTGAGCGCATTATCATGGTGAATTTGGGTCCTGATGGAAAACCTGCTCCCCACGGAAAAACAAAAGTGGAATATGTGGCAGATCGAATTGCCGACTCGGATTAA
- a CDS encoding patatin-like phospholipase family protein, translated as MKRSARIILFFLLLPVLVLAQSKPKLGVVLSGGGAKGIAHVGVLKAMEEAGLRPDYIAGTSMGSVVGGLYALGYSADEIEQIILDIDWNQLLANSVPLNYISFEEKEYYGRYLLEFPMDGLELKLPTGLIEGHILNELLHYYTWTSTPFADFDEFPIVYRCVATDVRSGDPVVFAGGPLQTAIRASMALPTAFTAVDLDSTLVVDGGVVNNFPVDIIRALGADYVVGVDVSYVADAPVPGSMVGILMNLAMVQSERAMPSMIDLCDIYIHPDLEDNSTASFGNADEIMEIGHRTGRIYADTLKALANEIGMNRKPLSVGDTTESYVLKELTFQGNTLFGNKLIKNKLGLERGDTINRDKVREAIRRVYGINGFRDVGYTLKTLPDGGAEMKVRMREKLPNSLSASLHIDNAFSTGFLLNFTARDLLLRESRSVFIADISSNPKFRFDYYKYAGPEKSFAVNLRYDYISREIPLYTNGEVSDLVTNIQQEVQLNFLTTQSLRQSFLFGGFYSKRTDRTDLGLTLPAEIGELTSANAGLRGAYLRNSLNDRNFPTRGAELLVNARLYLSNDYGISFKEGFDGVELVPGDPSTIVPKEFFVDFVDAIEPDFYTTFFVDYRKFVQLNKKNQLISAFRLGAILSTEDQGKSYNSFRLGGQQRVLIDDARAYGYNYTEIEPDNFGLLGLEYQHVLFGNLFLRAGTNVISTYRYVPLDDTGDFSMKELLEENTTFGYGLSGSFRTRLGPFSAGVSRNTSDSNFRYFFSYGFSFNYSD; from the coding sequence ATGAAGAGAAGCGCCCGCATCATTCTTTTTTTCCTGCTCCTGCCTGTTTTGGTATTAGCACAATCCAAACCCAAACTAGGCGTGGTATTAAGCGGCGGCGGTGCCAAGGGTATTGCACACGTGGGCGTGCTCAAAGCCATGGAAGAAGCGGGTTTGCGTCCTGATTACATCGCAGGTACCAGCATGGGCTCGGTGGTGGGAGGTCTCTACGCGCTTGGGTACAGTGCCGATGAGATCGAACAAATCATTTTAGACATTGACTGGAATCAGCTTTTGGCCAACAGCGTTCCGCTTAATTACATCTCATTCGAAGAGAAGGAATACTACGGTCGTTACCTGCTCGAGTTTCCCATGGACGGGCTGGAGCTTAAATTGCCCACGGGCTTGATCGAGGGACATATTCTCAACGAGCTGCTGCACTATTACACCTGGACATCTACGCCCTTTGCCGATTTCGATGAGTTTCCGATCGTTTACCGCTGCGTGGCCACCGATGTAAGATCGGGAGATCCGGTCGTATTTGCGGGCGGTCCTTTGCAAACAGCCATCCGCGCGAGTATGGCCCTGCCTACCGCATTTACGGCAGTAGACCTCGACAGCACTTTGGTGGTAGACGGGGGTGTGGTCAACAACTTTCCCGTGGATATCATTCGCGCGCTTGGGGCCGACTATGTAGTAGGTGTAGATGTAAGTTACGTCGCTGACGCCCCCGTACCCGGCAGCATGGTGGGTATCTTGATGAATCTTGCTATGGTGCAGAGTGAACGGGCGATGCCCTCCATGATCGATCTCTGCGACATCTACATCCATCCCGATTTGGAAGACAATTCCACGGCCAGTTTTGGAAATGCTGATGAGATTATGGAAATCGGTCACCGCACAGGGAGAATTTATGCCGACACTTTAAAAGCTTTGGCCAATGAGATCGGGATGAATCGAAAACCACTTTCCGTGGGAGATACCACTGAGTCTTATGTGCTGAAAGAGTTAACATTTCAGGGAAATACCCTGTTTGGTAACAAGCTGATCAAAAACAAACTTGGTCTTGAAAGGGGGGATACCATCAACCGCGATAAGGTTAGGGAGGCCATCAGGAGGGTATACGGTATCAATGGATTTCGCGATGTGGGCTACACGCTTAAGACACTGCCCGACGGTGGTGCGGAGATGAAGGTCAGGATGCGCGAAAAGTTGCCCAATTCCTTATCAGCGTCGCTACACATCGATAATGCATTTTCAACGGGCTTTTTGCTCAATTTTACCGCGCGCGACTTACTCTTGCGTGAGTCTCGCTCGGTCTTTATCGCCGATATTTCCAGCAACCCCAAGTTTCGCTTCGACTATTACAAGTACGCGGGACCCGAAAAAAGCTTTGCCGTCAACTTGCGGTACGATTATATCTCTAGAGAAATTCCCCTTTATACCAATGGCGAGGTATCTGATCTAGTCACGAACATTCAACAAGAAGTTCAGCTGAATTTTCTCACCACTCAATCCCTCCGGCAGAGCTTTCTCTTTGGAGGTTTTTACTCGAAACGAACGGACCGAACTGATTTGGGGCTAACCCTTCCTGCCGAGATCGGAGAGCTTACTTCTGCCAATGCGGGATTGCGGGGTGCCTACCTGAGGAATAGCCTCAACGATCGCAACTTCCCCACTCGAGGAGCCGAGCTTCTGGTCAATGCGCGATTATACTTGAGCAATGATTACGGCATTAGCTTCAAAGAAGGCTTTGACGGCGTGGAGTTAGTACCGGGCGATCCGAGTACAATCGTACCCAAGGAGTTTTTCGTCGATTTCGTTGATGCAATTGAGCCCGATTTTTACACGACATTCTTTGTGGATTACCGCAAATTCGTGCAGCTTAATAAGAAGAATCAGCTGATCAGCGCTTTCCGATTGGGGGCCATTTTATCTACCGAGGATCAGGGTAAATCATACAACTCTTTTCGTTTGGGCGGACAGCAACGGGTGCTCATTGATGATGCACGCGCCTACGGATACAATTACACTGAAATAGAGCCCGATAATTTTGGTCTGCTCGGACTGGAATACCAGCACGTACTTTTCGGCAATCTCTTCCTGAGGGCAGGTACCAATGTCATCTCTACATACCGGTATGTGCCACTCGACGATACGGGCGACTTCTCCATGAAGGAATTATTGGAAGAAAACACCACCTTCGGCTACGGCCTATCGGGGAGTTTCCGCACCCGCCTGGGCCCGTTTAGTGCCGGGGTTTCCCGTAATACAAGCGATTCCAATTTCCGGTACTTCTTTTCTTACGGTTTCAGTTTCAATTATTCGGATTAA
- the rlmF gene encoding 23S rRNA (adenine(1618)-N(6))-methyltransferase RlmF — MPVEKKNLEKARLHARNKNREQYDLNALTKATPSLKDFVVPNKYGKESVNFSNPQAVRLLNTAILKHYYGIDYWEFPQENLCPPIPGRADYMHHMADLLAENNFGKIPKGDKILGFDVGVGASCIYPIIGHTEYGWSFIGSDTDQRSIDSAQSIVHSNPSLKGKIECRLQENPKDIFYGVLGREDKIDFNVCNPPFHASAEDAQKGTRRKVSNLSGKRVDNPDLNFSGVNSELIYAGGEWKFIQNMIRESQKFAKNCFWFSTIVSKQSNLKRIHALLDRTDAIQIRTIPMGTGNKSSRVIAWSFLSKAERKEWREERWKKEADKK, encoded by the coding sequence ATGCCTGTAGAAAAGAAGAATCTCGAAAAAGCCCGACTGCATGCTCGAAACAAGAACCGAGAGCAATACGACTTAAACGCTTTGACCAAAGCGACTCCTTCTTTGAAGGACTTTGTAGTGCCCAATAAGTATGGGAAAGAATCTGTAAATTTCTCAAACCCGCAGGCAGTGCGGCTGTTGAATACTGCCATTCTCAAGCATTACTACGGCATTGACTATTGGGAATTTCCTCAAGAGAACTTGTGTCCACCCATCCCCGGAAGGGCAGATTACATGCACCATATGGCTGATCTATTGGCCGAAAATAACTTTGGCAAAATTCCGAAAGGTGATAAGATCTTGGGGTTTGATGTCGGCGTGGGTGCCAGTTGCATTTACCCCATCATAGGCCATACGGAGTACGGCTGGAGCTTTATCGGTTCTGATACCGACCAGAGATCCATTGATTCAGCGCAGAGCATTGTCCATTCCAATCCATCCCTCAAAGGGAAGATCGAATGCCGATTGCAGGAAAACCCGAAGGACATTTTCTACGGTGTATTGGGACGAGAGGATAAAATTGATTTCAACGTTTGCAATCCTCCTTTTCACGCTTCGGCGGAAGATGCTCAAAAAGGGACCAGAAGGAAAGTTTCGAATCTTTCGGGCAAGAGAGTAGACAACCCCGACCTCAATTTTTCGGGAGTCAACAGCGAATTGATCTACGCCGGTGGAGAGTGGAAGTTCATCCAAAATATGATTCGCGAAAGCCAAAAGTTCGCCAAGAACTGCTTTTGGTTTTCGACCATCGTTTCTAAGCAGTCGAATCTCAAAAGAATTCACGCGCTGCTCGATAGGACGGATGCCATTCAGATTAGAACCATCCCGATGGGAACAGGCAATAAATCGAGCCGAGTGATCGCCTGGTCTTTTCTGTCGAAAGCCGAGCGCAAGGAATGGAGAGAGGAGAGATGGAAGAAGGAAGCGGACAAGAAATAG
- a CDS encoding AI-2E family transporter → MLQNDPKLSTALSYSVEITIRLSLLALMILWCFDIIAPFSSIILWSIILSMAFSPLYNRISKRLRGKRKAAAGILVGGCFVLIILPSWLIFDSLFKGFHKIKPYLESESFQLPSPSEQIREWPLIGHELFDLWTEAHTNLEGFIMAHEDGLLIIAKSIGKGVASIGGGLFVFLVSILIAGVILATIGSEDFGRKFFKRLVGVRGDEFAELVGSTVRSVVKGVIGVAIIQTLLIGLGMVIAGVPYAGVWTLVTLIFAILQLPVIIIILGVVLWMFSSFDTLPAVLWSLYFLASGLSDNVLKPLLLGKGAKVPMLVIFFGVIGGFIASGFIGLFTGAIVVSLGYILFMSWLKADEAPADPEPVNPNN, encoded by the coding sequence ATGCTCCAAAACGACCCAAAACTCAGCACTGCCCTCTCCTATTCGGTAGAGATTACTATTCGGCTGAGCTTGCTGGCATTAATGATCCTTTGGTGTTTTGACATTATCGCTCCTTTTTCATCCATCATCCTTTGGAGTATAATACTGTCCATGGCTTTTTCTCCCTTGTATAATAGAATTTCAAAACGTTTAAGAGGCAAGCGTAAAGCCGCTGCAGGGATATTGGTCGGGGGCTGTTTTGTACTTATTATCCTGCCTTCTTGGCTTATTTTCGACTCACTCTTCAAGGGGTTTCATAAAATCAAACCGTACTTGGAGTCAGAATCCTTTCAGCTTCCGTCTCCGTCAGAACAAATTAGAGAATGGCCACTAATCGGGCATGAACTCTTTGACTTGTGGACGGAAGCTCACACAAATTTGGAAGGGTTTATTATGGCTCATGAAGACGGACTACTAATCATTGCAAAATCCATCGGCAAAGGAGTTGCCAGCATTGGTGGAGGTCTTTTTGTGTTCTTAGTCTCTATATTGATTGCCGGAGTGATCTTAGCGACCATAGGATCTGAAGATTTCGGAAGAAAATTTTTCAAACGGCTTGTTGGGGTTCGTGGCGACGAATTTGCTGAATTGGTAGGTTCCACTGTACGTAGTGTAGTGAAAGGTGTAATCGGAGTTGCCATCATTCAAACCTTACTTATCGGTTTAGGAATGGTGATTGCCGGGGTTCCTTACGCAGGAGTTTGGACTCTGGTGACTTTGATATTTGCGATTCTTCAATTGCCCGTAATTATTATCATTCTGGGAGTTGTTCTTTGGATGTTCTCTTCCTTTGATACCCTTCCCGCTGTCTTATGGTCCCTCTATTTCTTAGCTTCAGGTCTTTCGGACAATGTGCTGAAGCCCCTCCTATTGGGTAAAGGCGCCAAAGTCCCAATGCTCGTGATCTTCTTCGGCGTAATCGGTGGTTTCATTGCTTCGGGATTTATCGGCCTCTTTACCGGAGCCATTGTGGTGTCCTTGGGGTATATCCTGTTTATGTCTTGGCTTAAAGCCGATGAGGCACCTGCCGATCCGGAGCCGGTTAATCCGAATAATTGA
- a CDS encoding glycosyltransferase family 39 protein: MNRFSLFLKSHPAIAIVLGFQLFRLFLLPFMGLMPQDAYYHFYGEHLSLSYFDHPGMIGYILRLFTTIFGKTVLVVKLADFFITSLTLLSFYSLGSVFLSKPRLNAGLALVGTTVFISILSFNSTPDVPLLLFWTLSLICLSKAIFENKKWYWLLAGLAMGLAFDSKYTAVLLQIGLLGFLLFSNRHRKLLLSPWVWASLIISALVTFPVWYWNYQNDFASFLFQSSDRTGSISKFEVKPEYFFGAIGHQVLLLLPILFISFFTLLYKHIKKAVTKFKLPSDKTLFLLAFFLPTFLGFFLLTPIYWVKLNWMMPSYITGILLTAMVIKKKQVKTHMYFAAVIHVLLSLEILFYLVPIKVDDTWVGWPELVEKAEALQNKYPNTFLFSDDGYKTTACMTFYSDQKIYAQNIIGKQALHSDYIGDDLSKLRGKDALFIDSDNSFTNKNKRGQHSILLDRYFSNVTELSPIIIQTHGKETRKFWVYLCEDYQPK, encoded by the coding sequence ATGAACAGATTTAGCCTGTTTTTAAAATCCCATCCTGCCATAGCCATCGTACTGGGGTTTCAGCTGTTTCGACTCTTCTTGCTCCCTTTTATGGGCCTCATGCCGCAGGACGCTTACTATCATTTCTACGGAGAGCACTTGTCACTTTCTTATTTTGATCACCCGGGAATGATCGGTTATATACTCCGATTGTTTACGACCATTTTCGGGAAGACTGTGCTTGTGGTAAAGCTGGCAGACTTTTTCATCACTTCGCTCACCTTGCTGAGTTTCTACAGCCTGGGTTCTGTTTTTCTGTCCAAGCCAAGATTAAACGCCGGCTTAGCTCTTGTAGGTACCACGGTTTTCATTTCTATCCTCAGCTTCAACTCTACACCTGATGTGCCACTGCTGTTGTTCTGGACGCTTTCTCTGATATGCCTGAGCAAGGCTATTTTCGAAAACAAAAAATGGTATTGGCTCTTGGCCGGACTTGCCATGGGCCTTGCTTTTGATAGCAAATACACCGCGGTGTTATTGCAAATCGGCCTACTTGGTTTTCTCTTGTTTTCAAACCGGCACAGAAAACTCTTGCTTTCGCCTTGGGTTTGGGCTTCGTTGATTATCTCGGCGCTCGTCACTTTTCCCGTTTGGTATTGGAACTATCAAAATGACTTTGCCTCGTTCCTGTTTCAATCTTCAGACAGAACCGGCAGCATCTCAAAGTTTGAGGTCAAGCCCGAATATTTCTTTGGAGCCATAGGCCATCAAGTACTTCTCTTATTGCCCATACTCTTCATTTCTTTTTTCACTCTGCTTTATAAACACATCAAAAAAGCCGTCACCAAATTCAAATTGCCTTCTGACAAAACCTTGTTTTTATTGGCTTTTTTCCTGCCCACATTCTTAGGCTTCTTCTTATTGACTCCCATCTACTGGGTTAAGTTGAACTGGATGATGCCCTCATACATCACGGGAATACTTTTGACTGCCATGGTCATCAAGAAGAAACAGGTTAAAACCCATATGTACTTTGCTGCAGTGATTCATGTATTGCTCAGCCTTGAAATCCTTTTTTACTTAGTGCCCATCAAAGTTGATGACACATGGGTAGGATGGCCCGAACTTGTTGAAAAAGCTGAAGCACTTCAAAACAAGTACCCCAATACCTTCCTATTCTCAGATGATGGATACAAGACTACTGCTTGTATGACCTTCTACTCCGATCAAAAAATTTATGCCCAAAATATCATTGGGAAGCAGGCACTGCACTCTGATTATATCGGGGATGATCTATCAAAGCTTCGCGGAAAAGACGCATTATTTATCGATTCTGACAATAGCTTTACAAACAAAAATAAGAGAGGACAACATTCCATTCTATTAGATAGGTACTTCTCTAATGTGACTGAACTGTCGCCTATCATTATCCAAACTCACGGAAAGGAGACCAGAAAATTCTGGGTTTATCTTTGTGAAGATTATCAGCCCAAATGA
- a CDS encoding VF530 family protein: protein MENQNPRPEQQPNNPLHGVKLVTIMEVLVEELGWEELGMRININCFNNDPSIKSSLKFLRRTPWAREKVERLYLKVVKKK from the coding sequence ATGGAAAACCAAAATCCCCGGCCCGAACAACAACCCAATAACCCGCTGCACGGAGTAAAGTTGGTTACCATTATGGAGGTCCTTGTGGAGGAACTGGGATGGGAAGAATTGGGCATGCGAATCAATATCAATTGCTTCAACAACGATCCGTCAATCAAGTCGAGCCTCAAGTTTTTGAGAAGAACGCCTTGGGCCAGAGAAAAGGTGGAGCGACTCTACCTCAAAGTAGTCAAGAAGAAATAA
- a CDS encoding nucleoside deaminase — MIEYDQKFMRRAIELAIEGMTNDAGGPFGCVIVKDGEILSEGYNSVTSKNDPTAHAEVVAIRKACEKLETFQLNECTVYTSCEPCPMCLGAIYWARPAKVYYGCSREDAAAIEFDDQFIYDELDLSIGERKIPFDQLLRDEARKAFDQWADKEDRTEY; from the coding sequence ATGATAGAATACGATCAGAAATTTATGAGGCGTGCCATCGAGCTGGCCATAGAAGGAATGACTAACGACGCAGGAGGCCCTTTCGGCTGCGTGATTGTCAAAGATGGAGAGATCCTGTCGGAAGGCTACAACAGCGTGACTTCCAAAAATGACCCGACGGCTCACGCCGAGGTGGTGGCGATACGGAAGGCCTGCGAAAAGCTGGAAACCTTTCAGCTGAATGAATGCACTGTTTACACCTCTTGCGAACCGTGCCCTATGTGTCTGGGCGCCATCTATTGGGCTCGTCCGGCAAAGGTCTACTACGGTTGCTCCAGAGAGGATGCAGCTGCCATAGAGTTCGACGACCAGTTCATCTATGATGAATTGGACCTGAGCATTGGTGAAAGAAAAATACCCTTTGATCAATTGCTTAGAGACGAGGCGCGAAAGGCCTTTGATCAGTGGGCTGACAAAGAAGATCGCACGGAATACTGA